In Polyodon spathula isolate WHYD16114869_AA chromosome 11, ASM1765450v1, whole genome shotgun sequence, one genomic interval encodes:
- the LOC121322931 gene encoding actin-related protein 3 isoform X2 → MKGVDDLDFFIGDEAIDKPSYATKWPIRHGIVEDWDLMERFMEQVIFKYLRAEPEDHYFLLTEPPLNTPENREYTAEIMFESFNVPGLYIAVQAVLALAASWTSRQVGERTLTGTVIDSGDGVTHVIPVAEGYVIGSCIKHIPIAGRDITYFTQQLLREREVGIPPEQSLETAKAVKERFSYVCPDLVKEFSKYDTDGSKWIKQYTGVNSISKKEFTIDVGYERFLGPEIFFHPEFANPDFTQPISEVVDEVIQNCPIDVRRPLYKNIVLSGGSTMFRDFGRRMQRDLKRTVDARLKLSEELSGGKLKPKPIDVQVITHHMQRYAVWFGGSMLASTPEFYQVCHTKKDYEEIGPSICRHNPVFGVMS, encoded by the exons TGGCCAATTCGTCATGGTATAGTTGAAGACTGGGATCTGATGGAAAGATTCATGGAACAGGTCATCTTTAAATACCTAAGGGCAGAACCAGAAGACCATTATTTTCTTTTG ACTGAACCTCCATTAAATACACCTGAAAATAGGGAATACACTGCAGAAATCATGTTTGAGTCCTTCAACGTCCCAGGCCTTTATATTGCtgtccag GCCGTCCTTGCCTTAGCTGCCTCTTGGACATCAAGACAAGTAGGAGAGAGAACATTGACTGGAACAGTAATAGACAGTGGAGATGGGGTCACTCATGTCATCCCAGTA GCTGAAGGCTACGTGATTGGCAGCTGCATAAAACACATTCCGATTGCTGGGCGTGACATCACATATTTTACCCAGCAGCTTCTAAGAGAAAGAGAGGTGGGAATCCCTCCTGAGCAGTCCCTAGAAACTGCTAAAGCAGTTAAG gagcGTTTCAGCTATGTTTGCCCTGATTTAGTAAAAGAGTTCAGTAAGTATGACACGGATGGTTCAAAATGGATCAAGCAGTACACTGGTGTAAATTCTATTAGCAAGAAGGAGTTCACCATTGATGTGGGCTATGAGAGGTTCCTGGGGCCAGAGATCTTCTTCCATCCCGAG ttTGCCAACCCTGATTTCACACAACCCATCTCTGAGGTAGTAGATGAAGTTATTCAGAACTGCCCCATTGATGTAAGGCGTCCTCTTTATAAG aaCATTGTTCTTTCTGGAGGATCGACCATGTTCAGGGACTTTGGGCGCCGTATGCAGAGAGACTTGAAGAGGACGGTAGATGCCAGGCTGAAGCTCAGTGAAGAGCTAAGTGGTGGAAAACTAAAG CCAAAGCCCATCGACGTGCAGGTTATAACTCATCATATGCAGAGATATGCTGTCTGGTTTGGAGGCTCCATGTTAGCTTCAACT CCTGAGTTCTACCAAGTATGCCACACCAAAAAAGATTACGAGGAGATTGGACCCAGCATCTGTCGTCACAACCCTGTGTTTGGAGTTATGTCTTAA